A portion of the Pseudarthrobacter sp. L1SW genome contains these proteins:
- a CDS encoding ABC transporter substrate-binding protein — protein sequence MKKPSKFIVLSAAAACLSLSLTACGPSAPEKGGVNEATGSDPVTLTVGTFNEFGYEKLFEEYQELNPNVTIEHKKAATSNEARDNLTTRLAAGSGLSDIEAVEVDWLPELLQYPDQFADLSDPAVEGRWLDWKTEAATTADGKLVGYGTDSGPEAVCYNAELLKKAGMPTDRGEVAKMLGGTWDSYFDAGRKFTAANPGAAWFDSAGAIYQGMSNQLEKAYEEEDGTVIATENQKVKDIYNQVLKASTEDGLSAHLKQWSDDWASGFQTNAFATTLCPGWMLGVIEGNAAGVTGWDVANVFPGGGGNWGGSYLTVPAQGDHQAEAKKLANWLTAPEQQIKAFTAKGTFPSQKEALESSELLGQTNAFFNGAPTGEIFAERAKAVEVTPFKGTRFFAINDAMQQALTRVDVDKTDDAASSWEKFVTAVKSL from the coding sequence GTGAAAAAGCCCAGCAAGTTCATTGTCCTTTCGGCCGCCGCGGCGTGTCTTTCCCTCTCGCTGACAGCCTGCGGGCCCTCCGCTCCGGAGAAAGGCGGTGTAAACGAAGCCACCGGTTCCGATCCGGTCACCCTGACCGTAGGCACCTTCAACGAATTCGGCTACGAAAAGCTCTTTGAGGAGTACCAGGAGCTGAACCCCAACGTCACCATCGAGCACAAGAAGGCGGCCACCAGCAACGAGGCCCGGGACAACCTCACCACCCGCCTGGCTGCCGGATCCGGCTTGTCCGATATCGAAGCCGTCGAGGTGGACTGGCTCCCTGAGCTCCTGCAGTACCCGGACCAGTTTGCGGACCTCAGCGATCCCGCTGTGGAGGGCCGCTGGCTCGACTGGAAGACCGAGGCAGCCACCACAGCCGACGGCAAGCTGGTGGGGTACGGAACCGACTCCGGTCCCGAAGCCGTCTGCTATAACGCCGAACTGCTGAAGAAAGCCGGGATGCCCACCGACCGCGGTGAAGTGGCCAAGATGCTTGGCGGCACCTGGGACAGCTACTTCGACGCCGGCCGGAAGTTCACGGCCGCCAACCCGGGCGCTGCCTGGTTCGATTCCGCCGGGGCCATCTACCAGGGCATGAGCAACCAGCTCGAGAAGGCCTACGAGGAGGAGGACGGCACCGTCATCGCCACGGAGAACCAGAAGGTGAAGGACATCTACAACCAGGTGCTCAAGGCGTCCACGGAGGACGGCCTGTCAGCCCATCTCAAGCAGTGGAGCGATGACTGGGCTTCCGGTTTCCAGACCAATGCCTTCGCCACAACCCTCTGCCCCGGCTGGATGCTCGGCGTCATTGAGGGCAACGCGGCGGGAGTCACCGGCTGGGACGTGGCCAACGTCTTCCCCGGGGGCGGCGGCAACTGGGGCGGTTCCTACCTGACCGTACCCGCCCAGGGCGATCACCAGGCCGAGGCCAAGAAGCTGGCGAACTGGCTGACGGCACCTGAGCAGCAGATCAAGGCCTTCACCGCCAAGGGCACCTTCCCCAGCCAGAAGGAGGCCCTGGAAAGCAGCGAACTGCTGGGACAGACCAACGCCTTCTTCAATGGTGCACCTACGGGCGAGATCTTTGCCGAGCGCGCCAAGGCCGTTGAGGTGACCCCCTTCAAGGGCACCAGGTTCTTTGCCATCAACGATGCCATGCAGCAGGCCCTCACCCGCGTGGACGTTGACAAGACGGACGACGCCGCCTCCTCCTGGGAGAAGTTCGTCACCGCAGTGAAGTCGCTCTAA
- a CDS encoding adenylyl cyclase: protein MPLAHHSLPPGPAQAAPTPHRRRHIAGSAILLAGLLAGAVGSPAGAAPSAVQQMSVTEAPAAPQPAVTGFAQTAAHPFGTNVHVFDPGMPVAEIQATVDAIAAQQVDDEMGSNRYSLLFKPGTYGTAEEPLIVQVGYSTEVAGLGASPTDVIINGHVDVYNRCLTADNCIALNNFWRSLSNLTINVTGLEGCRSSANFWAASQASPMRRVNITGGNLSLMDYCTAGPQYASGGFISDSKTDAVINGSQQQYFVRDSSIGNWSNGVWNQVFSGVDGAPAQSFPNPPYTTLDSTPISREKPYLTLDSAGQYSVFVPAVRMESAGTTWENGPTAGRSLPLSDFYVATPADSAKTINSQLARGKNLLLTPGVYGIDESIEVKRANTVVLGLGMATLTAVNGAVPLTVADVPGVDIAAVTVDAGTVNSPALMRVGKAADGEGGGAANSGMHSDPANPTTLHDVFFRIGGPHVGKASVSLEVNSDNVLLDHIWAWRADHGNGVGWTTNTGRNGVIINGDNVTATGLFVEHYQEYNVIWNGENGRTVFFQNELPYDAPNQAAWQHDGVLGWAGYKVADSVKTHELWGGGSYVYNNVDPTIHATRGFEVPVTPGVKLHSLLTVNLGAGTLDHVINDTGAPVSTDAVGIPSYVPSFP from the coding sequence ATGCCGCTAGCCCACCATTCCCTCCCGCCAGGTCCCGCCCAGGCCGCTCCCACCCCGCACCGCCGCCGGCACATTGCCGGCAGCGCCATCCTCCTGGCCGGTCTCCTCGCAGGCGCCGTCGGCAGCCCCGCCGGCGCAGCGCCGTCGGCCGTTCAGCAGATGTCCGTAACAGAGGCACCGGCGGCGCCCCAGCCGGCGGTAACCGGCTTCGCACAAACCGCGGCACATCCGTTCGGGACTAACGTCCACGTCTTTGATCCGGGCATGCCCGTGGCGGAAATCCAGGCCACCGTGGACGCCATTGCGGCGCAGCAGGTGGATGACGAGATGGGTTCGAACCGCTACTCGCTGTTGTTCAAGCCGGGCACCTACGGCACGGCCGAGGAACCGCTCATCGTCCAGGTTGGATACTCCACGGAGGTCGCCGGGCTTGGCGCTTCCCCCACGGATGTCATCATCAACGGGCACGTGGACGTCTACAACCGCTGCCTCACCGCGGACAACTGCATCGCCTTGAACAACTTCTGGCGGTCCCTGTCCAACCTCACCATCAACGTCACCGGCCTCGAGGGATGCCGCAGCTCCGCGAATTTCTGGGCGGCGTCCCAGGCATCACCCATGCGGCGGGTCAATATCACTGGCGGCAACCTCTCCCTCATGGACTACTGCACCGCCGGCCCGCAGTACGCCAGCGGCGGCTTCATCTCCGATTCGAAGACGGACGCCGTGATCAACGGCTCCCAGCAGCAGTACTTTGTCCGTGACAGCAGCATCGGCAACTGGTCCAACGGAGTCTGGAACCAGGTGTTCTCCGGCGTGGACGGGGCACCGGCGCAATCCTTCCCCAACCCGCCGTACACCACCCTTGACAGCACCCCCATCAGCCGCGAGAAGCCGTACCTCACCCTGGACTCCGCGGGCCAGTACAGCGTGTTCGTCCCCGCCGTCCGCATGGAATCCGCCGGAACAACCTGGGAGAACGGGCCGACGGCGGGACGCAGCCTTCCGCTTTCAGACTTCTACGTGGCCACCCCCGCCGATTCAGCCAAGACCATCAATTCCCAGCTGGCGCGCGGCAAGAACCTGCTGCTGACCCCGGGGGTTTACGGCATTGACGAGAGCATCGAGGTCAAGCGCGCCAACACGGTGGTCCTCGGGCTCGGCATGGCAACCCTGACAGCGGTCAACGGGGCCGTCCCCCTGACGGTCGCGGATGTTCCGGGCGTGGATATCGCCGCAGTGACCGTGGATGCCGGTACAGTGAACTCCCCCGCGCTGATGCGGGTGGGCAAGGCGGCGGACGGCGAGGGCGGCGGCGCCGCAAACTCCGGCATGCACAGCGATCCCGCCAACCCCACCACTCTCCATGACGTCTTCTTCCGCATCGGCGGTCCGCACGTGGGCAAGGCCTCGGTCAGCCTTGAGGTCAACAGCGACAACGTCCTCCTGGACCACATCTGGGCTTGGCGCGCCGACCACGGCAACGGGGTGGGCTGGACCACCAACACCGGCAGGAACGGCGTGATCATCAATGGTGACAACGTCACGGCCACCGGCCTGTTCGTGGAGCACTACCAGGAGTACAACGTGATCTGGAACGGCGAGAACGGCAGGACCGTCTTCTTCCAGAACGAGCTGCCCTACGATGCACCCAACCAGGCAGCATGGCAACACGACGGCGTCCTGGGCTGGGCCGGCTACAAGGTCGCGGACTCCGTGAAGACCCACGAACTCTGGGGCGGCGGCAGCTACGTCTACAACAACGTGGACCCCACCATCCACGCCACCCGGGGTTTTGAAGTGCCGGTGACCCCGGGCGTGAAGCTGCACAGCCTGCTGACGGTCAACCTGGGCGCGGGCACACTGGACCACGTCATCAACGACACCGGCGCACCAGTGTCAACGGACGCCGTCGGAATTCCCAGCTACGTCCCCAGCTTCCCGTAG
- a CDS encoding glycoside hydrolase family 1 protein yields MSTTPLPFPEGFLWGAATAAYQIEGAAHVDGRKDSIWDTFSRVPGAVADGHNGDVACDHYRRYKQDVALMDSLEMKAYRFSTSWARCMPDGVTPNPEGIAFYSSLVDELLAAGITPWLTLYHWDLPQALEDKGGWANRDTAYRFAEYAAVMHEALGDRVRFWTTLNEPWCSAFLGYAAGIHAPGRQEPRSALAAAHHLLLGHGLAARELRRLDADAALGITLNLTVADPRDPDNGGDRDAARRIDGQFNRIFLDPLFKGEYPPDLLADVAHLGLDEFVQPGDLDIISAPLDLLGVNYYHGESVTKDPADLPTGVEADAAAAGGPRRPASPFVAADGARSVPRGLPVTGMGWEVQPEGLRRLLNRLQDEYTGPAGIPVYITENGAAYHDVPDNAGFVDDQDRLAFLAAHLRAVHGAITDGVDVRGYLAWSLLDNFEWSFGYHQRFGLVRVDYRTQERIPKASALWYSAVAASNAVPDADPGVSPSGAGVVLSV; encoded by the coding sequence ATGAGTACCACCCCACTTCCGTTTCCCGAGGGCTTCCTGTGGGGAGCGGCGACGGCCGCCTACCAGATCGAAGGGGCCGCGCATGTTGACGGCAGGAAGGACTCGATCTGGGACACCTTCTCCCGGGTGCCCGGCGCCGTGGCGGACGGCCACAACGGCGACGTTGCCTGCGACCACTACCGGCGCTACAAGCAGGACGTGGCGCTGATGGACAGCCTGGAGATGAAGGCCTATCGCTTTTCCACCTCCTGGGCACGCTGCATGCCGGACGGCGTTACCCCCAATCCGGAGGGCATCGCCTTCTATTCCAGCCTGGTGGATGAACTGTTGGCGGCCGGCATCACGCCGTGGCTGACCCTTTACCACTGGGACCTGCCGCAGGCACTGGAGGACAAGGGCGGCTGGGCCAACCGGGATACTGCGTACCGCTTTGCCGAGTACGCCGCCGTGATGCACGAGGCACTGGGGGACCGGGTCCGGTTCTGGACAACACTCAATGAGCCGTGGTGTTCGGCGTTCCTCGGTTATGCCGCAGGCATCCATGCCCCCGGACGGCAGGAACCCCGGTCGGCCCTGGCTGCCGCCCACCACCTGCTGCTCGGCCACGGCCTGGCGGCAAGGGAACTCCGCCGCCTGGACGCCGACGCCGCCCTGGGCATCACCCTGAACCTGACGGTGGCGGATCCCCGCGACCCGGACAACGGCGGCGACCGCGACGCGGCCAGGCGGATCGACGGCCAGTTCAACAGGATCTTCCTGGACCCGCTGTTCAAGGGGGAATACCCACCGGATCTCTTGGCTGACGTGGCCCACCTGGGCCTGGACGAATTCGTCCAGCCGGGGGACCTGGACATCATCTCGGCGCCGCTGGACCTGCTGGGCGTGAACTACTACCACGGTGAATCCGTCACCAAGGATCCCGCGGACCTGCCCACCGGTGTGGAAGCGGACGCGGCGGCCGCCGGCGGACCCCGCCGCCCGGCGTCGCCCTTTGTCGCGGCGGACGGGGCGCGTTCGGTGCCGCGCGGACTTCCTGTGACGGGGATGGGCTGGGAGGTCCAGCCGGAGGGCCTGCGGCGGTTGCTGAACCGGCTGCAGGACGAGTACACGGGGCCCGCGGGAATTCCGGTGTACATCACCGAAAACGGCGCCGCCTACCATGACGTCCCTGATAACGCGGGCTTTGTGGACGATCAGGACCGGCTCGCTTTCCTCGCCGCCCACCTGCGCGCGGTGCATGGGGCCATTACGGACGGCGTGGACGTGCGTGGCTACCTGGCCTGGTCCCTGCTGGATAATTTCGAGTGGTCCTTCGGCTACCACCAGCGCTTTGGGCTGGTCCGCGTGGACTACCGCACCCAGGAACGCATCCCGAAGGCCAGCGCCCTGTGGTACTCGGCCGTGGCGGCCTCCAACGCTGTCCCGGACGCAGATCCGGGCGTGTCACCCTCGGGGGCAGGTGTCGTATTGTCTGTGTAA
- a CDS encoding glycoside hydrolase family 32 protein, translating to MSEKPDLRTTTSRRTAWAVAAALAILAALVSTVVRIEGSSAKVRAEEALRNVAIAQSASKDAAGVYASYWLTGGDPSLSAVHPVQAEGVADLRSISCDNGWVAAARVDGEIYMRSNLDEGAVAAGAGDLRRPGCVTDEALRQMLADVGLQEQLTGPKAAADRPPNSSKYRPSYHITPERNWMNDPQRPFYLNGLWHYYYLYNADYPDGNGTEWYHLTSEDLLTWKDEGVAIEKYKNGLGDIETGSTVVDHGNTAGFGHGAVISLLTQQDQGVQRQSLFYSTDGGYTFTPYKGNPVMDNPGAEHWRDPKIVWDGERSQWLMVLAEGHKIGMYTSSDLKEWHYASGFERTGLGTLECPDLFHLDVDGDPGKRTWVLAASANGTEEGRTTGVAYWTGNWDGTQFTPRDGNHQWMDAGSDFYAAVTWDDPRLTEGQKMQSRKAIGWMNNWDYARKLPTGDWHGGMDTLIRDVRLKTVQGRPTLVSTPAKTLRRLEGEALGLQGATPDGTKHLPASQGGSYRLDATLGPPGPEDQPEARIHLESGGSAFATLGYNFRDGAVFLDRQQPPDVDLGPLFTERRTVAAPTKDGLVKLTVFVDYSSVEVFINDGEQTLTSLVFPRSEEHAVRVATDKGTLPLKSLDYTPLSPAR from the coding sequence ATGTCGGAAAAACCTGATCTCCGTACTACCACCAGCCGGCGCACCGCCTGGGCAGTAGCAGCAGCCCTCGCAATCCTGGCCGCCCTTGTCTCCACGGTTGTCCGGATCGAGGGGTCGAGCGCCAAAGTGCGCGCAGAAGAGGCCCTTCGGAATGTTGCTATAGCACAGTCCGCATCCAAGGATGCGGCGGGCGTTTATGCCTCCTATTGGCTGACTGGCGGTGACCCCAGCCTCTCTGCCGTCCATCCGGTCCAGGCGGAAGGGGTAGCGGACTTGAGGAGCATCAGTTGTGACAATGGTTGGGTTGCGGCTGCCCGGGTTGACGGCGAAATCTACATGCGGTCAAACCTCGACGAAGGCGCTGTTGCCGCAGGAGCCGGGGACCTCCGCCGGCCAGGGTGCGTCACTGATGAGGCCCTCCGGCAAATGCTCGCCGACGTTGGCCTGCAGGAACAGCTCACCGGGCCAAAGGCAGCGGCTGACCGGCCGCCGAATTCATCGAAGTACCGCCCCAGCTACCACATCACTCCCGAACGCAATTGGATGAACGATCCGCAACGGCCCTTTTACCTCAATGGGCTCTGGCACTACTACTACCTGTACAACGCCGACTATCCGGACGGAAACGGGACCGAGTGGTACCACCTCACCAGTGAAGACCTTCTGACCTGGAAGGACGAAGGGGTGGCCATTGAGAAGTACAAAAACGGGCTGGGTGACATTGAGACCGGCAGCACGGTGGTGGACCACGGGAACACAGCCGGTTTCGGCCACGGCGCCGTCATCTCCCTGTTGACCCAGCAGGACCAGGGCGTCCAGCGCCAGTCACTGTTTTACTCAACCGACGGCGGGTACACCTTCACCCCGTACAAGGGCAATCCCGTGATGGACAACCCCGGAGCGGAGCACTGGCGGGACCCGAAAATTGTCTGGGACGGGGAACGCAGCCAGTGGCTCATGGTCCTTGCCGAGGGCCACAAGATCGGCATGTACACCTCCTCCGATCTCAAGGAATGGCACTACGCGTCGGGTTTCGAACGGACCGGCCTGGGGACACTGGAGTGCCCTGACCTCTTCCACTTGGACGTGGACGGCGATCCCGGCAAGAGAACCTGGGTCCTCGCGGCAAGTGCCAACGGAACAGAAGAGGGCAGAACCACCGGCGTCGCCTATTGGACCGGCAACTGGGACGGAACCCAGTTCACGCCCCGGGACGGGAACCACCAGTGGATGGACGCCGGCTCCGACTTCTACGCAGCCGTGACGTGGGACGACCCCCGGCTCACGGAAGGCCAGAAGATGCAGTCCAGGAAGGCCATCGGGTGGATGAACAACTGGGACTATGCCCGCAAACTCCCAACCGGGGACTGGCACGGCGGCATGGACACCCTCATCCGGGACGTCCGCCTCAAAACCGTCCAGGGCCGCCCCACCCTGGTCTCCACTCCGGCAAAAACCTTGCGCCGGCTTGAGGGCGAAGCCTTGGGTCTCCAAGGAGCCACACCGGACGGCACGAAGCACCTTCCGGCCTCCCAAGGAGGCTCATACCGACTGGACGCGACGCTTGGACCCCCGGGGCCCGAGGACCAGCCTGAGGCGCGGATCCACCTGGAAAGCGGCGGCTCTGCCTTTGCGACCCTCGGTTACAACTTCCGGGACGGCGCCGTCTTCCTGGACCGGCAACAGCCTCCCGATGTGGACCTGGGCCCGCTCTTCACCGAGAGGCGGACCGTGGCCGCCCCAACGAAGGACGGCCTTGTGAAGCTGACCGTCTTTGTTGACTACTCTTCCGTCGAAGTGTTCATCAACGACGGAGAGCAAACACTGACCTCG
- a CDS encoding glycoside hydrolase family 68 protein, whose translation MHKHPQVPRMLRRRSAAAALATAVAASAFLAVPSAQANEPADPPASEQLPAPTPGFPLPTEHTQEAFDPASDFTSKWTRADAQQVMAQSDPTVAPGQNSMSPDVTMPEIPEDFPTMNEDVWVWDTWSLTDENANQISYKGYDVIFSLVADRHAGYNFDQRHWNARIGFFFRKTNADPATDKWNYGGHLFVDGASVGNTEWSGSTRLMQGNHVNVFYTATTFHDVAERNAGGGGIAPDAAIAKALGNIHADEERVWFDGFEHTKLLEPDGQMYQTKEQNPGFAFRDPFTFADPAHPGKTFMVFEGNTAGNRGEYQCTEEDLGYREGDAKSESVADVNASGAQYQTGNVGLAVADNKDLTKWSFLPPILSANCVNDQTERPQIFIQNEDGKNKYYLYTISHQFTYAAGMRGPDGVYGFVGDGVRSDYQPVNNSGLALGSPTDLNLPANNPSGTISGQQNGRQFQAYSHYVQPNGLVQSFIDNVNGVRGGSLSPTVKINFKNGVTQVDRSFGENGLGPFGYLPTNVRVGGEGHYK comes from the coding sequence ATGCACAAGCACCCCCAAGTCCCCCGGATGCTGCGGCGGCGGTCCGCCGCCGCAGCGCTGGCAACAGCAGTAGCCGCCTCGGCCTTCCTTGCCGTTCCCTCGGCTCAGGCGAACGAGCCTGCGGACCCGCCCGCCAGTGAGCAGCTGCCGGCCCCCACCCCCGGTTTCCCCCTTCCCACGGAACACACGCAGGAAGCCTTCGACCCGGCGTCGGACTTCACCTCAAAGTGGACCCGTGCGGATGCGCAGCAGGTCATGGCGCAGAGCGACCCCACGGTGGCTCCCGGCCAGAACTCCATGAGCCCGGACGTCACCATGCCGGAGATCCCCGAGGACTTCCCCACCATGAACGAGGACGTCTGGGTCTGGGACACCTGGTCGCTGACGGACGAGAATGCCAACCAGATCAGCTACAAGGGCTACGACGTGATCTTCTCGCTCGTCGCTGACCGCCACGCCGGCTACAACTTCGACCAGCGCCACTGGAACGCCCGCATCGGCTTCTTCTTCCGGAAGACCAACGCCGACCCGGCCACGGATAAGTGGAACTACGGCGGACACCTCTTCGTGGACGGCGCCTCCGTCGGCAACACCGAGTGGTCCGGCTCCACCCGCCTCATGCAGGGCAACCATGTGAACGTGTTCTACACGGCCACCACGTTCCACGACGTGGCCGAGCGGAATGCCGGCGGCGGCGGCATCGCCCCGGACGCCGCCATTGCCAAGGCCCTCGGCAACATCCACGCCGACGAGGAGCGCGTCTGGTTCGACGGGTTCGAGCACACCAAGCTGCTGGAGCCGGACGGCCAGATGTACCAGACCAAGGAACAAAACCCCGGCTTCGCCTTCCGTGACCCCTTCACGTTCGCCGACCCGGCCCACCCGGGCAAGACCTTTATGGTCTTCGAGGGCAACACTGCCGGGAACCGCGGCGAATACCAGTGCACCGAGGAAGACCTCGGCTACCGCGAGGGAGACGCCAAGTCCGAGTCCGTGGCGGATGTAAACGCTTCCGGCGCCCAGTACCAGACGGGCAACGTGGGCCTCGCCGTGGCGGACAACAAGGACTTGACCAAATGGTCCTTCCTGCCTCCCATCCTCTCCGCCAACTGTGTCAACGACCAGACTGAGCGTCCGCAGATCTTCATCCAGAACGAGGACGGCAAGAACAAGTACTACCTGTACACGATCAGCCACCAGTTCACCTACGCGGCCGGCATGCGCGGCCCCGACGGGGTCTACGGTTTCGTGGGCGACGGCGTGCGTTCCGACTACCAGCCGGTCAACAACTCCGGCCTGGCACTCGGTTCGCCCACCGACCTGAACCTGCCGGCCAACAACCCGAGCGGCACCATCTCGGGCCAGCAGAACGGACGGCAGTTCCAGGCCTACTCGCACTACGTGCAGCCCAATGGACTCGTGCAGTCGTTCATCGACAACGTCAACGGCGTCCGCGGCGGCTCCCTGTCCCCGACCGTGAAGATCAACTTCAAGAACGGCGTCACGCAGGTTGACCGGAGCTTCGGCGAGAACGGCCTTGGCCCGTTCGGCTACCTGCCCACCAACGTCCGTGTCGGCGGCGAGGGACACTACAAGTAA
- a CDS encoding carbohydrate ABC transporter permease → MAVTDRANPPRTGPSPRPAKDGKSVRRLAFSQQVSKWDVKLSPYLYISPFFLLFAITGLFPLGYTAWVSLHNWNLIGGQGKFAGLDNYAFVIAQPYFWNAVGNTFSIFILSSVPQVVIALVIAAVLDANLRARTFWRMGVLVPFVVAPVAVGLIFNNLFADQFGLINEILKVVGLDPVRWHSDSLASHAAIATMVNFRWTGYNALIFLAAMQAIPRDVFEAATIDGAGRLRQFFSVTVPMLRPTVIFVVITSTIGGLQIFDEPRVFDQSGLGGADRQWQTLTMYIWELGWGQRNFGRASAVAWLLFLIIVLIALLNFFITKRIASQGGRK, encoded by the coding sequence ATGGCTGTCACCGACCGGGCCAACCCACCCAGGACCGGGCCCAGCCCCCGGCCCGCGAAGGACGGAAAGAGCGTCCGGCGACTGGCGTTTTCACAGCAGGTCTCCAAGTGGGACGTGAAGTTGTCCCCCTACCTGTACATCTCCCCGTTTTTCCTCCTGTTTGCCATCACGGGACTCTTTCCGCTGGGGTACACGGCCTGGGTATCACTCCACAACTGGAACCTCATCGGCGGGCAGGGAAAGTTCGCGGGACTGGACAACTACGCGTTCGTCATAGCCCAGCCCTACTTTTGGAACGCTGTGGGCAACACCTTCAGCATCTTCATCCTTTCCTCCGTTCCGCAGGTTGTCATCGCCCTTGTCATTGCGGCCGTACTGGACGCAAACCTGAGGGCCAGGACGTTCTGGCGGATGGGTGTGCTGGTGCCGTTCGTCGTTGCACCCGTAGCGGTGGGGCTGATCTTCAACAACCTCTTTGCAGACCAGTTCGGCCTGATCAACGAGATCCTGAAGGTTGTTGGGCTTGACCCGGTCCGGTGGCACAGCGATTCGCTGGCAAGCCATGCTGCCATCGCCACCATGGTGAACTTCCGGTGGACCGGCTACAACGCGCTGATCTTCCTTGCTGCCATGCAGGCGATCCCCCGCGACGTGTTCGAGGCGGCAACCATTGACGGTGCGGGCCGGCTGCGGCAGTTCTTCTCCGTCACCGTCCCGATGCTTCGCCCCACCGTGATCTTCGTTGTGATTACCTCAACCATCGGCGGGCTGCAGATCTTCGATGAGCCGCGGGTCTTTGACCAGTCCGGCCTGGGCGGGGCTGACCGGCAGTGGCAGACGCTGACCATGTACATCTGGGAACTCGGGTGGGGCCAGCGCAACTTCGGCAGGGCCTCCGCGGTGGCGTGGCTGCTCTTCCTGATCATCGTGCTGATCGCCCTGCTCAACTTCTTCATCACCAAGCGCATCGCCAGCCAGGGAGGCCGCAAGTGA
- a CDS encoding carbohydrate ABC transporter permease: protein MSSVPMIEQTAGKGAARAAARRNAGGNRKTGFGGARRPGFLTYGFLGAVLLASVFPLYWSFLVGSHDNTVLSRGIPLLPGGNFLANAAKVFDSIPFWKAMGNSLIVSGVTAASVVAFSTLAGFAFAKLRFRGSKGLLVFVIATMAVPTQLGVVPLFIVMSKLGWTGSLWAVIIPGLVTAFGVFWMTQYLRDALPDELIEAVRMDGASMIQAFWHVGFPAARPAAAMLALFTFVATWTNFFWPFIVLDPSNPTLPVALQLLQAAHFVDYSVVLAGAVLATVPLLLLFIAAGRQLVSGIMQGAVKG from the coding sequence GTGAGCTCCGTTCCCATGATCGAACAGACGGCCGGCAAGGGCGCGGCCAGGGCCGCCGCCCGCCGGAATGCCGGAGGGAACCGCAAAACCGGCTTCGGTGGTGCCCGCCGGCCCGGATTCCTGACCTATGGGTTCCTCGGGGCCGTTCTCCTCGCTTCGGTGTTCCCGCTGTACTGGTCCTTCCTGGTGGGCAGCCATGACAACACCGTCCTGAGCCGCGGCATCCCGCTGCTCCCGGGCGGCAACTTCCTGGCCAACGCGGCGAAAGTCTTCGACAGCATCCCGTTCTGGAAGGCAATGGGCAACAGCCTCATCGTCTCCGGCGTCACCGCGGCGTCCGTCGTCGCCTTCTCCACCCTGGCGGGCTTCGCCTTCGCCAAGCTCCGCTTCCGCGGCAGCAAGGGCCTGTTGGTGTTCGTCATCGCCACCATGGCCGTTCCCACCCAGCTGGGCGTGGTCCCGCTCTTCATTGTGATGTCCAAGCTGGGCTGGACCGGATCGCTCTGGGCCGTCATTATCCCCGGCCTGGTCACCGCTTTCGGAGTGTTCTGGATGACCCAGTACCTCCGGGACGCCCTGCCGGATGAACTCATTGAAGCTGTGCGTATGGACGGCGCGTCCATGATCCAGGCTTTCTGGCACGTCGGGTTCCCGGCTGCCCGGCCCGCCGCGGCCATGCTCGCCTTGTTCACGTTCGTGGCCACCTGGACGAACTTCTTCTGGCCGTTCATCGTCCTGGACCCCTCGAATCCCACCCTCCCGGTGGCACTGCAGCTGCTCCAGGCGGCCCACTTTGTTGACTACTCGGTGGTGCTCGCCGGTGCGGTCCTGGCCACCGTCCCCCTCTTGCTCCTGTTCATTGCGGCAGGCCGGCAACTCGTATCAGGAATCATGCAAGGAGCAGTAAAAGGATGA